From Primulina tabacum isolate GXHZ01 chromosome 2, ASM2559414v2, whole genome shotgun sequence, one genomic window encodes:
- the LOC142529013 gene encoding putative cyclic nucleotide-gated ion channel 5 isoform X1 — protein sequence MLANCHDFYWPWHVHLFFINREVINGFLVDIVLCELYVMFDLSGQRDKFQRLDDLDSRLSSPSSSAVSNKCGFNIDGVGRARHPIRSPAKSFKKGMRKGSQGLKSIGRSLGFGVSRAVFPEDLRVSEKKIFDPQDKYLTLWNRLFVMSCILGVSVDPLFFYLPVFSQSSSCLDIDRKLAITATTLRTVVDAFYLIHMVLQFRTAYIAPSSRVFGRGELVIDPAKIAKRYLKCHFIIDFLAVLPLPQIIVWKFLQRSKGSDVLATKQALLYIILLQYIPRFLRIFPLTSELKRTSGVFAESAWAGAVSYLLLYMLASHIVGAFWYLLSVERNDTCWQKACEQTKECHKNFLYCGNQKMNDYDTWSNISSTVLRSACPVGDENNPPFDFGIFKQALSSDIVSSKDFLSKYCYCLWWGLQNLSTLGQGLQTSTYPGESIFSIALAILGLILFALLIGNMQTYLQSLTIRLEEMRVKRRDSEQWMHHRLLPQDLRERVRRYDQYKWLETRGVDEESLVQTLPKDLRRDIKRHLCLALVKRVPLFENMDERLLDAICERLKPSLFTENTYIVREGDPVDEMIFLIRGRLESVTTDGGRSGFFNRSLLKEGDFCGEELLTWALDPKSGSNLPSSTRTVKALTEVEAFALSADELKFVAGQFRRLHSRQVQHTFRFYSQQWRTWAACFIQAAWRRYSKRKILELRKKEEEAEELAAASSNAGGGSYSIGATFLASRFAANALRGVHRNRDLKSARELVKLQKPPEPDFTADAD from the exons TTGATATTGTGTTATGTGAATTATACGTGATGTTTGATCTCAGTGGGCAGCGtgataagtttcaaag GTTGGATGACCTGGACTCCAGACTTTCGTCCCCGTCATCTTCAGCTGTATCAAATAAATGTGGCTTCAATATTGATGGTGTTGGCCGTGCTAGGCATCCAATTCGCTCTCCAGCAAAGTCCTTTAAGAAAGGAATGAGGAAAGGATCCCAAGGACTAAAATCCATAGGCCGGTCCCTTGGATTTGGCGTCTCTCGGGCGGTATTTCCCGAAGATCTCAGAGTGTCAGAGAAGAAGATATTTGACCCTCAAGACAAATATCTGACACTTTGGAACAGGCTTTTTGTAATGTCATGTATTCTGGGTGTATCTGTGGATCCACTTTTTTTCTATCTTCCCGTTTTTAGTCAATCATCAAGCTGCTTAGATATAGATCGAAAGTTAGCTATCACTGCTACGACACTGCGGACAGTTGTTGATGCTTTCTATCTTATTCACATGGTACTCCAATTTCGAACAGCTTATATTGCTCCATCATCTCGAGTGTTTGGGAGAGGTGAACTTGTCATAGATCCTGCAAAAATTGCTAAAAGATACTTGAAGTGTCATTTTATCATTGATTTCCTTGCTGTGCTGCCCTTACCACAG ATTATCGTATGGAAATTTCTGCAGAGGTCAAAAGGCTCTGACGTACTGGCGACAAAACAGGCTCTACTTTATATCATTTTGCTTCAGTATATTCCTAGATTTCTCAGAATTTTTCCACTCACTTCGGAATTGAAAAGGACTTCTGGTGTCTTCGCTGAATCTGCATGGGCTGGTGCAGTTTCTTATTTGCTGCTGTACATGCTCGCCAGTCAT ATAGTTGGGGCTTTCTGGTACTTATTATCTGTGGAACGTAATGATACCTGCTGGCAGAAAGCTTGTGAACAGACGAAAGAATGCCACAAAAATTTCTTGTATTGCGGGAATCAGAAGATGAATGACTATGATACCTGGAGCAACATCAGCAGTACTGTCTTAAGATCGGCTTGCCCTGTGGGTGATGAGAATAATCCGCCATTTGATTTTGGAATTTTTAAGCAGGCGTTGTCATCTGACATTGTTTCATCTAAAGACTTTCTGTCAAAATACTGTTACTGTCTGTGGTGGGGGCTGCAAAATTTGAG CACACTTGGCCAGGGACTTCAAACCAGTACTTACCCTGGAGAGTCTATATTCAGTATCGCCCTTGCCATTTTGGGACTTATTCTCTTTGCGTTGTTAATTGGAAACATGCAG ACATATCTTCAGTCACTTACTATTCGACTTGAAGAGATGAGAGTAAAACGACGTGACTCGGAGCAATGGATGCATCATCGCTTGCTCCCCCAAGATCTCAGGGAGCGAGTTAGACGGTATGACCAGTACAAGTGGTTGGAAACACGTGGAGTTGATGAAGAAAGTTTGGTGCAAACTCTACCCAAGGATCTTCGAAGAGACATAAAACGGCATCTCTGTCTGGCCCTCGTCAAAAGG GTACCTCTCTTCGAGAATATGGATGAGAGGTTGCTTGATGCCATTTGTGAGAGGCTCAAGCCTTCTCTATTCACGGAAAATACTTACATTGTTCGGGAAGGAGATCCAGTTGACGAGATGATATTCCTCATTCGTGGTCGTCTTGAGAGTGTGACTACCGATGGCGGAAGAAGTGGATTCTTCAACCGAAGTTTACTGAAAGAAGGAGATTTTTGTGGGGAGGAGCTTTTGACCTGGGCTCTTGATCCCAAATCTGGTTCTAATCTACCATCTTCTACACGAACTGTGAAGGCTCTAACTGAAGTTGAAGCTTTTGCCCTTTCAGCTGATGAGCTAAAATTTGTCGCTGGTCAGTTCAGACGTCTCCACAGTAGACAAGTCCAACACACATTCCGTTTCTACTCACAGCAGTGGCGTACTTGGGCTGCTTGCTTCATTCAAGCAGCTTGGCGTCGCTATTCAAAGAGGAAAATCTTGGAACTTAGAAAGAAGGAAGAAGAAGCTGAAGAGTTAGCTGCAGCTAGCAGCAATGCTGGTGGAGGCTCATACAGCATCGGAGCAACATTCCTGGCTTCTCGATTTGCTGCAAATGCTCTTCGTGGAGTTCATAGAAATCGAGATCTCAAGAGTGCTCGAGAGTTGGTCAAACTTCAGAAGCCCCCAGAGCCTGATTTTACTGCAGATGCTGATTGA
- the LOC142529013 gene encoding putative cyclic nucleotide-gated ion channel 5 isoform X2 — protein MFDLSGQRDKFQRLDDLDSRLSSPSSSAVSNKCGFNIDGVGRARHPIRSPAKSFKKGMRKGSQGLKSIGRSLGFGVSRAVFPEDLRVSEKKIFDPQDKYLTLWNRLFVMSCILGVSVDPLFFYLPVFSQSSSCLDIDRKLAITATTLRTVVDAFYLIHMVLQFRTAYIAPSSRVFGRGELVIDPAKIAKRYLKCHFIIDFLAVLPLPQIIVWKFLQRSKGSDVLATKQALLYIILLQYIPRFLRIFPLTSELKRTSGVFAESAWAGAVSYLLLYMLASHIVGAFWYLLSVERNDTCWQKACEQTKECHKNFLYCGNQKMNDYDTWSNISSTVLRSACPVGDENNPPFDFGIFKQALSSDIVSSKDFLSKYCYCLWWGLQNLSTLGQGLQTSTYPGESIFSIALAILGLILFALLIGNMQTYLQSLTIRLEEMRVKRRDSEQWMHHRLLPQDLRERVRRYDQYKWLETRGVDEESLVQTLPKDLRRDIKRHLCLALVKRVPLFENMDERLLDAICERLKPSLFTENTYIVREGDPVDEMIFLIRGRLESVTTDGGRSGFFNRSLLKEGDFCGEELLTWALDPKSGSNLPSSTRTVKALTEVEAFALSADELKFVAGQFRRLHSRQVQHTFRFYSQQWRTWAACFIQAAWRRYSKRKILELRKKEEEAEELAAASSNAGGGSYSIGATFLASRFAANALRGVHRNRDLKSARELVKLQKPPEPDFTADAD, from the exons ATGTTTGATCTCAGTGGGCAGCGtgataagtttcaaag GTTGGATGACCTGGACTCCAGACTTTCGTCCCCGTCATCTTCAGCTGTATCAAATAAATGTGGCTTCAATATTGATGGTGTTGGCCGTGCTAGGCATCCAATTCGCTCTCCAGCAAAGTCCTTTAAGAAAGGAATGAGGAAAGGATCCCAAGGACTAAAATCCATAGGCCGGTCCCTTGGATTTGGCGTCTCTCGGGCGGTATTTCCCGAAGATCTCAGAGTGTCAGAGAAGAAGATATTTGACCCTCAAGACAAATATCTGACACTTTGGAACAGGCTTTTTGTAATGTCATGTATTCTGGGTGTATCTGTGGATCCACTTTTTTTCTATCTTCCCGTTTTTAGTCAATCATCAAGCTGCTTAGATATAGATCGAAAGTTAGCTATCACTGCTACGACACTGCGGACAGTTGTTGATGCTTTCTATCTTATTCACATGGTACTCCAATTTCGAACAGCTTATATTGCTCCATCATCTCGAGTGTTTGGGAGAGGTGAACTTGTCATAGATCCTGCAAAAATTGCTAAAAGATACTTGAAGTGTCATTTTATCATTGATTTCCTTGCTGTGCTGCCCTTACCACAG ATTATCGTATGGAAATTTCTGCAGAGGTCAAAAGGCTCTGACGTACTGGCGACAAAACAGGCTCTACTTTATATCATTTTGCTTCAGTATATTCCTAGATTTCTCAGAATTTTTCCACTCACTTCGGAATTGAAAAGGACTTCTGGTGTCTTCGCTGAATCTGCATGGGCTGGTGCAGTTTCTTATTTGCTGCTGTACATGCTCGCCAGTCAT ATAGTTGGGGCTTTCTGGTACTTATTATCTGTGGAACGTAATGATACCTGCTGGCAGAAAGCTTGTGAACAGACGAAAGAATGCCACAAAAATTTCTTGTATTGCGGGAATCAGAAGATGAATGACTATGATACCTGGAGCAACATCAGCAGTACTGTCTTAAGATCGGCTTGCCCTGTGGGTGATGAGAATAATCCGCCATTTGATTTTGGAATTTTTAAGCAGGCGTTGTCATCTGACATTGTTTCATCTAAAGACTTTCTGTCAAAATACTGTTACTGTCTGTGGTGGGGGCTGCAAAATTTGAG CACACTTGGCCAGGGACTTCAAACCAGTACTTACCCTGGAGAGTCTATATTCAGTATCGCCCTTGCCATTTTGGGACTTATTCTCTTTGCGTTGTTAATTGGAAACATGCAG ACATATCTTCAGTCACTTACTATTCGACTTGAAGAGATGAGAGTAAAACGACGTGACTCGGAGCAATGGATGCATCATCGCTTGCTCCCCCAAGATCTCAGGGAGCGAGTTAGACGGTATGACCAGTACAAGTGGTTGGAAACACGTGGAGTTGATGAAGAAAGTTTGGTGCAAACTCTACCCAAGGATCTTCGAAGAGACATAAAACGGCATCTCTGTCTGGCCCTCGTCAAAAGG GTACCTCTCTTCGAGAATATGGATGAGAGGTTGCTTGATGCCATTTGTGAGAGGCTCAAGCCTTCTCTATTCACGGAAAATACTTACATTGTTCGGGAAGGAGATCCAGTTGACGAGATGATATTCCTCATTCGTGGTCGTCTTGAGAGTGTGACTACCGATGGCGGAAGAAGTGGATTCTTCAACCGAAGTTTACTGAAAGAAGGAGATTTTTGTGGGGAGGAGCTTTTGACCTGGGCTCTTGATCCCAAATCTGGTTCTAATCTACCATCTTCTACACGAACTGTGAAGGCTCTAACTGAAGTTGAAGCTTTTGCCCTTTCAGCTGATGAGCTAAAATTTGTCGCTGGTCAGTTCAGACGTCTCCACAGTAGACAAGTCCAACACACATTCCGTTTCTACTCACAGCAGTGGCGTACTTGGGCTGCTTGCTTCATTCAAGCAGCTTGGCGTCGCTATTCAAAGAGGAAAATCTTGGAACTTAGAAAGAAGGAAGAAGAAGCTGAAGAGTTAGCTGCAGCTAGCAGCAATGCTGGTGGAGGCTCATACAGCATCGGAGCAACATTCCTGGCTTCTCGATTTGCTGCAAATGCTCTTCGTGGAGTTCATAGAAATCGAGATCTCAAGAGTGCTCGAGAGTTGGTCAAACTTCAGAAGCCCCCAGAGCCTGATTTTACTGCAGATGCTGATTGA
- the LOC142529013 gene encoding putative cyclic nucleotide-gated ion channel 6 isoform X3, whose translation MRKGSQGLKSIGRSLGFGVSRAVFPEDLRVSEKKIFDPQDKYLTLWNRLFVMSCILGVSVDPLFFYLPVFSQSSSCLDIDRKLAITATTLRTVVDAFYLIHMVLQFRTAYIAPSSRVFGRGELVIDPAKIAKRYLKCHFIIDFLAVLPLPQIIVWKFLQRSKGSDVLATKQALLYIILLQYIPRFLRIFPLTSELKRTSGVFAESAWAGAVSYLLLYMLASHIVGAFWYLLSVERNDTCWQKACEQTKECHKNFLYCGNQKMNDYDTWSNISSTVLRSACPVGDENNPPFDFGIFKQALSSDIVSSKDFLSKYCYCLWWGLQNLSTLGQGLQTSTYPGESIFSIALAILGLILFALLIGNMQTYLQSLTIRLEEMRVKRRDSEQWMHHRLLPQDLRERVRRYDQYKWLETRGVDEESLVQTLPKDLRRDIKRHLCLALVKRVPLFENMDERLLDAICERLKPSLFTENTYIVREGDPVDEMIFLIRGRLESVTTDGGRSGFFNRSLLKEGDFCGEELLTWALDPKSGSNLPSSTRTVKALTEVEAFALSADELKFVAGQFRRLHSRQVQHTFRFYSQQWRTWAACFIQAAWRRYSKRKILELRKKEEEAEELAAASSNAGGGSYSIGATFLASRFAANALRGVHRNRDLKSARELVKLQKPPEPDFTADAD comes from the exons ATGAGGAAAGGATCCCAAGGACTAAAATCCATAGGCCGGTCCCTTGGATTTGGCGTCTCTCGGGCGGTATTTCCCGAAGATCTCAGAGTGTCAGAGAAGAAGATATTTGACCCTCAAGACAAATATCTGACACTTTGGAACAGGCTTTTTGTAATGTCATGTATTCTGGGTGTATCTGTGGATCCACTTTTTTTCTATCTTCCCGTTTTTAGTCAATCATCAAGCTGCTTAGATATAGATCGAAAGTTAGCTATCACTGCTACGACACTGCGGACAGTTGTTGATGCTTTCTATCTTATTCACATGGTACTCCAATTTCGAACAGCTTATATTGCTCCATCATCTCGAGTGTTTGGGAGAGGTGAACTTGTCATAGATCCTGCAAAAATTGCTAAAAGATACTTGAAGTGTCATTTTATCATTGATTTCCTTGCTGTGCTGCCCTTACCACAG ATTATCGTATGGAAATTTCTGCAGAGGTCAAAAGGCTCTGACGTACTGGCGACAAAACAGGCTCTACTTTATATCATTTTGCTTCAGTATATTCCTAGATTTCTCAGAATTTTTCCACTCACTTCGGAATTGAAAAGGACTTCTGGTGTCTTCGCTGAATCTGCATGGGCTGGTGCAGTTTCTTATTTGCTGCTGTACATGCTCGCCAGTCAT ATAGTTGGGGCTTTCTGGTACTTATTATCTGTGGAACGTAATGATACCTGCTGGCAGAAAGCTTGTGAACAGACGAAAGAATGCCACAAAAATTTCTTGTATTGCGGGAATCAGAAGATGAATGACTATGATACCTGGAGCAACATCAGCAGTACTGTCTTAAGATCGGCTTGCCCTGTGGGTGATGAGAATAATCCGCCATTTGATTTTGGAATTTTTAAGCAGGCGTTGTCATCTGACATTGTTTCATCTAAAGACTTTCTGTCAAAATACTGTTACTGTCTGTGGTGGGGGCTGCAAAATTTGAG CACACTTGGCCAGGGACTTCAAACCAGTACTTACCCTGGAGAGTCTATATTCAGTATCGCCCTTGCCATTTTGGGACTTATTCTCTTTGCGTTGTTAATTGGAAACATGCAG ACATATCTTCAGTCACTTACTATTCGACTTGAAGAGATGAGAGTAAAACGACGTGACTCGGAGCAATGGATGCATCATCGCTTGCTCCCCCAAGATCTCAGGGAGCGAGTTAGACGGTATGACCAGTACAAGTGGTTGGAAACACGTGGAGTTGATGAAGAAAGTTTGGTGCAAACTCTACCCAAGGATCTTCGAAGAGACATAAAACGGCATCTCTGTCTGGCCCTCGTCAAAAGG GTACCTCTCTTCGAGAATATGGATGAGAGGTTGCTTGATGCCATTTGTGAGAGGCTCAAGCCTTCTCTATTCACGGAAAATACTTACATTGTTCGGGAAGGAGATCCAGTTGACGAGATGATATTCCTCATTCGTGGTCGTCTTGAGAGTGTGACTACCGATGGCGGAAGAAGTGGATTCTTCAACCGAAGTTTACTGAAAGAAGGAGATTTTTGTGGGGAGGAGCTTTTGACCTGGGCTCTTGATCCCAAATCTGGTTCTAATCTACCATCTTCTACACGAACTGTGAAGGCTCTAACTGAAGTTGAAGCTTTTGCCCTTTCAGCTGATGAGCTAAAATTTGTCGCTGGTCAGTTCAGACGTCTCCACAGTAGACAAGTCCAACACACATTCCGTTTCTACTCACAGCAGTGGCGTACTTGGGCTGCTTGCTTCATTCAAGCAGCTTGGCGTCGCTATTCAAAGAGGAAAATCTTGGAACTTAGAAAGAAGGAAGAAGAAGCTGAAGAGTTAGCTGCAGCTAGCAGCAATGCTGGTGGAGGCTCATACAGCATCGGAGCAACATTCCTGGCTTCTCGATTTGCTGCAAATGCTCTTCGTGGAGTTCATAGAAATCGAGATCTCAAGAGTGCTCGAGAGTTGGTCAAACTTCAGAAGCCCCCAGAGCCTGATTTTACTGCAGATGCTGATTGA